A window of candidate division WOR-3 bacterium contains these coding sequences:
- a CDS encoding T9SS type A sorting domain-containing protein — MRLIDCRNDSVLVDTVLGEGVAYLEAHTGDGEKVYIAHGHQVDVLDASSLAVLTTIVWKYMSHRGDWPSFVYSDSTDKLYWFACDNQSRSEPESALVIDTRGDTIVARLSAGVEQRPGCLDHTGRFIFCPDAAYDNSLVVYDSQIDSVAAVYSGLPVPVCVKPNPERAQIYVGCDEVILVYPDAPPGVQEAPNVEGRVTGGGPTVVKRVLVYAPTSVEDRQANGKLLDASGRKAMNLQSGENDVRALSPGVYFVRTGELGRTRKIVITR; from the coding sequence TTGAGACTAATAGACTGCCGCAACGACAGCGTTCTGGTGGACACGGTACTTGGTGAAGGAGTCGCCTATCTCGAAGCGCACACCGGCGATGGCGAGAAGGTATACATCGCTCACGGTCACCAAGTTGACGTCCTCGATGCGAGCTCACTCGCTGTGCTGACGACAATCGTATGGAAGTATATGTCACATAGGGGAGACTGGCCGTCGTTTGTGTACTCCGATTCCACCGACAAGCTCTACTGGTTCGCATGCGACAATCAGAGTCGCAGCGAGCCGGAAAGCGCACTGGTGATAGACACGCGCGGCGACACCATCGTCGCCCGGCTCAGTGCGGGCGTCGAGCAGCGACCGGGATGCTTGGACCACACGGGCAGGTTCATCTTCTGCCCTGACGCGGCGTACGACAACAGCCTTGTTGTGTACGACTCACAGATTGACAGCGTCGCGGCCGTGTACTCAGGTCTGCCGGTGCCTGTGTGCGTGAAGCCGAATCCCGAGCGCGCTCAGATCTACGTTGGTTGCGACGAAGTGATACTGGTCTATCCGGATGCGCCGCCCGGGGTCCAGGAAGCGCCAAACGTCGAGGGGCGAGTGACAGGCGGCGGACCGACGGTGGTGAAGCGCGTCTTGGTGTATGCGCCTACGAGTGTTGAGGACCGACAGGCGAATGGCAAATTGCTCGATGCATCCGGCCGGAAGGCGATGAACCTCCAGTCCGGAGAGAATGACGTGCGGGCCCTTTCGCCGGGTGTCTACTTCGTGCGTACCGGGGAACTGGGAC